The Balaenoptera acutorostrata chromosome 2, mBalAcu1.1, whole genome shotgun sequence genomic sequence TTGATGGATGCGATCAGCTGCTTTTCCATCGCATGGAATCTGAGAAAGATCAACGAAATGATCGGCTTCTGCCATCACCTTCGCTCGGAAGTTTGTGCCATCATCTGGGCTCAGGGCATAACAGAATACCTCAAATTTATCACGATTGTGCATGCCTGGAATAGACTGCATAAGATGAGAAGTAGGATGGTTCCCAAAGTCAGAACTCACGTATCCTACACGCAGTCGACCATCACTGAGCTTCAAGTCCTTTGGATGTTCATACGGTGGTTTGTGAAGGACACTGATGTTATCCAGGCAGAGGTGCCCATGCCTCTCGGCAATAGCCTTCCTGACGCCGTgaggaagaggatataacatgCTGTGATGAGGCTGCACGGAAGGCAACCTGTTCTTCTCTAACTGGTCAGCCACAACGCTGACCAACCTCTTCATGCGCTCATCATAGTCTGTCCAGTCACAGACAGTCTGCAGGCAATGAGCCAGATTACAATACGCGTCAGGAAAATCAGGTTGAAGCTTCAGAGCAGTGCGATAAGAAGCAATTGCTTCTGGAATATTCCCTGAATCCTGGTGAATGGAAGCCAGATTGCTGTGGGCTTCCGCAAATGCAGGGTCAATCTGAATGGCACGAGTATAACACTGCAAGGCTCCCTGAACATCCTGCATCCCCGTTAGAGTGTTTCCCATATTACAGTAGGCCTCGGCAAAGGTAGGACTGATTCGAATAGCCTCCTTATAATGCATCAGAGCTTCCTGCACTTTTCCCTGCTGCTGCAATACACTTGCTAAATTTGAATGGGCAGCAGCAAACTCTGGGAAGACTTCTAATGCTTTACAATACAAGCGAACTGCCTCTTCAGTGTTTCCCTGTTCTCGCTTGGTATTGGCTAGGTTATTCAGAGAGTCTGCATGGGTGGGACACAGCCAGAGAGCTGTATTATAACAATCTTCTGCTTCGGCAACACTGCCCTTCTCTTTGAGAGCGTTGGCTAGGTTGCAGTAAGCGTCCGGGAAGTGTGGTTGCAATTCAATAGCTCGCCTGTAGGTGTCTATTGCCAGATCTATCAGGCCTTGCTCATAGTATACACAAGCCAGGCTGCCATGTACCACTGCATGATTTGGACTCAAGCTTAGGGCACGAAGGTAAGCTGCCACAGCTCGTTCAAAAATCCGTGCCTCTTTGAAGACATTTCCTAAATTGATATAAGCATCCAGAAAATTGGGGTCATGGGTGACAGCCTTTTCAAAGTGATGAATTGCAAGCCAAATCTCCCCTTGTGCATTGAAAACACAGGCAAGATTACTCCAAGCTACTGCAAAGTTCGGTTGCGTCTCAGTTGCTTTCAAATAACATGCCTTGGCTTCTTCCAAGCGACCCAGGGCTTTGAGCAGGTTCCCCAGGTCACTGCAAACAAAGTACAGATCAGGATTGTACTGAAGAGCAGAGGCGTAAGCTTGTACTGCCCCTTCCATGTCGCCTGCTGCTACCAAAGCGGCTGCCAGGTTAATATAACCATCGATGAAATCTGGTTTGAGACGCAACGCATGCCGGTAATGCTCGATTGCTTCCTGCAACTGCCCGCTTTCCTTGTACACATTCCCCAAATTTGAATAGGCTTCTGCCAGAAGAGGGTTCTTTTTAATTGCCAGACTACTAAAGCGGGCAGATGCGTCCAGCCTTCGACACCGGAAGTGTATagatgaaagtaataaaagtacACCAGTATTGTCTGGCTCTTGTCTCCAGAGCTGCATGCAGTGTCTCTCAGCTGCCTCAAAATCTCCCGCCTGATAGGCTCGCTGTGTCAACTCTGCTAACCCTTGGAAGGAAAGCATACGTTTCGTTGGGTCTGTGCTGTCGGCCACGTTGCCCACGGAAGACGCCATCTGGAGCTTCTGGAGGGAGTGTGAAAAGAGGGTAATTGAGTCCCGCTGCTGCCACTACTGGCAAGAATGTTTCTAGAGGTAGCAAATACAAGGGCAGCAGCCGTACCACTGCTTTGGCAGGCTTAAGCGGCGGCAACAGTTACATACACTGAACCTTAGGAACTCTGGTTGGCCATCTATGTCTCACGgtcttgaaaaaaatcacaatgaagtcttttttaattgataaaatggttctaaagtttatctggagatgcaagagggaagagatgtggggacatatgtatatgtataactgattcactttgttataaagcagaaactaacacaccatagtaaagcaattatactccaataaagatgttaaaaaaatataaagtttatctGGAAGAATAAATGGGGCTATTGATAatagaattctgaaaattaaaattaagaggtCAGACTTGTTCtaatggatacattttaaaatgaatgctaAAGAGACAACCGTTGAACCACTATGATACAGTCAAATAGAAAGCTCTTATACATCTAGCAGAAAGTGCTCAAACATCTCTTCATATTTTTGGAAACAGTGAATGTTGGAGGAAATAATGGTAAtagagaaagtataaaataaataatgttggaaTAATGGTTAAGGAAGGGTAGTTaattttttaccttaaaatacGTTCTAAAACAAATTTGACTGTATTTACCTAAAATCAATTATAGAGaagttaatgtaaaaaaaattaaatcattgttCAGAGGGAGCACAGAAAATATGTAACAGATTCACGATGGTATAAGTCACTAAATCCAATGACTTTGCAGGACCAACTGATAATCTTGACTACCAacactctttttcttccctttgcttcctTTGACTTCTATGACACACACTGCCCTGATTTTTCACCTCACTTTGGTTGCTACTTCTCCAATTCCTTTGCAAGATTATCGTCCTTTGAAAGCCATTACATGTTTGAGTTCCTCAGGGCCCATTCCTTCTCTACACTGTCTCCCAAGATATTCACATTTACCCACGGCTCCAATTACCACCTCTACTCAGGTGACTCAAATGTAACTCTCCCCCAGGCATTTCTTACCTATCAGTATAAGTCAGAATCCCTGAAAGAGAAAGGTGACACACTCAAATGTACCGTAATTAAGGAGACTGTAGTCAAGAGATCATTTGCAAAGGGTTTGGGGAAAACAACAGAGGACAGTAGTCCAGCATCTCAGGGAGCTTTTACTGCCTAGGCTTAAAGGAggaggttagggacttccctggtggctcagtggttaagaatccacctgccagtgcaggggttcaagccctggtccggaaagatcccacatgccacggagcaactgagcctgtgcgccacaactactcagcctgcactctagagcccgtgagccacaactactgagcccacgtgccgcaactactgaagcccgcgtgccgcaacttcTGAAGACCgggcacctagaacccgtgctctgcaacaagagaagccaccgaaatgagaagcccactcactgcaacgaagagtagcccccacttaccacgactagagaaagcccgggcgcagcaaagatccaacccagccaaaaattacttaattaatttttaaaaaaaggaggaggtgGAAATGATTACTGGAttcgagagagaaaaaaagaggaagaggtgggaggaagaagagcaggaggagcaggaggcagaggaagagggtttgaaggaggcagggtggaaagaggaggaggtggggaagaggaagagatgatgCAGGATGTATATCGTATCGAGTAAATACTCAGCCTTCACGCTTCTTCCTTCATGTACCTCCTATGGGCTGAACGCAACTAGAAGGCAGAGCACACGggagcaggtgctggggatacatggAATCTTGACATCCCACACACGTCAATGTCTCCAGGCAGGGATCAGCGTAGAGATGGGTGGAGAGTGGCTCTAGATGGGGAGACAGAAGATATCTACCTAACAGACACCTCCGGCTTGGCTTCTTCTCTAGGACATCCCAGGGATATTTAAAACTCAGCAGGTCCAAGATTAAACTCATGAACTGCCCACTCCACAACCTCTCAAGAACAAGActaatgaaaaacaaactggTCCTCTTTCAGTGTTTTCTGTGTCATCAAATGGTATCAAGGTCAGGCCTGTCTTCCCATAACTGTGCAGGAATGGATTGGAGTGGGGCAAGAGTAGGTGCAAATAGATCATTGAGGACTCTATTCCCCTAGTCCAGACACAAATGATGATAGAATGGGCTGAGGAAGTGTTGGTAATGATGAACAGAAGTGGATGGATTGAAGTGGATAGATTGAAGAGATATTTAGAAAGCAAAGTTGTTAGGACTTGTTATTAGATTGGATGTTTGGAGGTAAAAGTAATGTGGTTGTCAAAGATGACACCTTCAGTGATTTCCCATAGATCTTAGGAAGGAGACACAACTCCTTAACATGGACTTACTGGCCCTGCGTGGTCAGCATCCCCCACTTCCCACCCTTCAACCTTCCGCCTTCACTTACGCCAGGCCCCTCTGAGGATGTGGACCATGTTCTACATTCTTTCCGTCCTTCCTGTTTCCTGTGCTTGCCCCTGAGCAGGACATTTGGACCTGCTCTTTCCACTGCCTGTAATGCTCTTAGCCCACTACCTAAGTCCTCTTTATCATTCTTAGCTCAGTCACCACTTCCCCAGGAAAGCTTCCCCTGACTTCCCTAACTAGACCTAACCCTCCTATGAAAGTGCTCCTAGACTGGGTCCTTCCCTCTGTAGCCTCTATCCTTTAGTAGCTTACAC encodes the following:
- the LOC130707364 gene encoding UDP-N-acetylglucosamine--peptide N-acetylglucosaminyltransferase 110 kDa subunit-like, which codes for MASSVGNVADSTDPTKRMLSFQGLAELTQRAYQAGDFEAAERHCMQLWRQEPDNTGVLLLLSSIHFRCRRLDASARFSSLAIKKNPLLAEAYSNLGNVYKESGQLQEAIEHYRHALRLKPDFIDGYINLAAALVAAGDMEGAVQAYASALQYNPDLYFVCSDLGNLLKALGRLEEAKACYLKATETQPNFAVAWSNLACVFNAQGEIWLAIHHFEKAVTHDPNFLDAYINLGNVFKEARIFERAVAAYLRALSLSPNHAVVHGSLACVYYEQGLIDLAIDTYRRAIELQPHFPDAYCNLANALKEKGSVAEAEDCYNTALWLCPTHADSLNNLANTKREQGNTEEAVRLYCKALEVFPEFAAAHSNLASVLQQQGKVQEALMHYKEAIRISPTFAEAYCNMGNTLTGMQDVQGALQCYTRAIQIDPAFAEAHSNLASIHQDSGNIPEAIASYRTALKLQPDFPDAYCNLAHCLQTVCDWTDYDERMKRLVSVVADQLEKNRLPSVQPHHSMLYPLPHGVRKAIAERHGHLCLDNISVLHKPPYEHPKDLKLSDGRLRVGYVSSDFGNHPTSHLMQSIPGMHNRDKFEVFCYALSPDDGTNFRAKVMAEADHFVDLSQIPCDGKAADRIHQDGIHILVNMNGYTRGARNELFALRPAPIQAMWLGYPGTSGALFMDYIITDQETSPAEVAEQYSEKLAYMPHTFFIGDHANMFPHLKEKAVIDFKSNGHIYDNRIVLNGIDLKAFLDSLPDVKIVKMKCPDGGDKTDSSNIALNMPVIPMNTIAEAVIEMINRGQIQITINGFSISNGLATTQINNKAATGEEVPRTIIVTTRSQYGLPEDAIVYCNFNQLYKIDPSTLQMWANILKRVPNSVLWLLRFPAVGEPNIQQYVQNMGLPQNRIIFSPVAPKEEHVRRGQLADVCLDTPLCNGHTTGMDVLWSGTPMVTMPGETLASRVAASQLTCLGCLELIAKNRQEYEDIAVKLGTDLEYLKRIRGKVWKQRISSPLFNTKQYTMELEQLYLQMWEHYAAGNKPDHMMKPVEVTESA